One Magnolia sinica isolate HGM2019 chromosome 2, MsV1, whole genome shotgun sequence genomic window, GAGCTAACGGTACTAATAGTTCAGATCATCACAAACTCTCCCATGTTAGAATATCCTAGCCACcgttttcagttgaatgtgacaACTTCTAATTTTCCTTTCCAAGCATTCACTCATTGAGTCAAGTCAAAGGTTTGGATTGTCTTATCTAACAGAATTTCCACGGGAAATATATGCTGGGCGACAAGATGCCAGTGGTCTGGAATTCTATACGATGAGCCAACGAAAAACGATGAGTCTGCAAATCAAGACGGAACTTTAAAATCTCATGCACGGTGCAACGTGTATTGTGACAGATAGGAACCACATGTTACAGTGAGGTGAACGCACATACATAGGGACGAGTCACCGTTGAAAAACAACGAGCAACCTTTATTACATCCCCACCAATTGTGATGTGCCATTTGGGGACTTCACTCTTTCTACCAGGAGGGCAATAGATGAACAGTACACCTCCAGTGCTCCTCTTAACTATTAGGACAGCAGCAAAGTTTGATCACCCCCAAATTTTACAGAGCTAATAGCTATGAATTattatcaatggtttagatcggtTAAGGGATAGACATGATAAACATGTATGATTTATTGCTACCCCATTCTATTTTTATCTAAGGCTTGTTTGGATTCGTGTATTAAACTGTATTATATGATATTAAAGGGCTTGATTTAACATTTACCGTGTTTGGTTTGGAGTTGAGATGCGTGGAAAACCATGCGCACGAATACATTGTAATTTCAAAAAATCGCAGCGATAGTAGAAGATTGTCAAACGACTCTATTACCATCCTTACAGACTATTCAATGCAATGTATTCGTGTGAAAAACCATCCAACCACCTTCATAacaacacaaaaagaaaaaaagaagaaaaaaaaaacaaattgagATTCCCAACCATCCATTGATGGCTGTAGGTACTGCTTCACTACTCGAACCAATACCTTCATTCTTCCCAAACTCAAAGCCTCTCTCTCCGAAATGGAATCCTCTCTTACAGAGTCTGCCAATACTGTCCTTAACCTCCTCCACGCCTATCGTCAGATTCTCCAAACCCAACCTTCCTCCTATTAAATGCTCCAACTCCTCGAAGAAGATCGAATCCCTGTCGAGAGAGCAACACAATCCCTTCCAAACGATTCTCGATGCCGTTTTCAAGACCCTGAAATCGCTGCAGAAGCTGGCGATCGCAGCCGTCCTTTTGGGGGTCCTCCTGGCCTACGACTCGCATTCGGCGATCGCGACTATCGGCGGGAGGATGGGCGGGGGGGGCATTCTCGTCGTCATCGCCATCTTCGTCCTTGTCAAGGAGCTACTCGGTCCCACCATCGAGCTGGCCTGGGTTCTCTTACTCGGTGTCGTACTATGCCCCGATGCCGTTCGAG contains:
- the LOC131224900 gene encoding uncharacterized protein LOC131224900, with the translated sequence MAVGTASLLEPIPSFFPNSKPLSPKWNPLLQSLPILSLTSSTPIVRFSKPNLPPIKCSNSSKKIESLSREQHNPFQTILDAVFKTLKSLQKLAIAAVLLGVLLAYDSHSAIATIGGRMGGGGILVVIAIFVLVKELLGPTIELAWVLLLGVVLCPDAVRGWWGCYMGPAVGVGVGTGSGFFMLMMGFVAAILVLGFLSDQRFK